Genomic window (bacterium):
AGCATGTCCGCCTTAGGAAGACTAAGAGGGATACCCTTTTGGAGGGCCATGAAAAGGGAAACGTAAATGAAGAATGAGAGCAGTTGAAATGTCACGTCTATCAGAGGGATCATCTCCATGCGAACCTTTTTCCGTTCCGTTCTGTGGATCTTCACGGCACCCTCTGCGGCTCGGTCCCTGGGTGGACATGGAAAAGGCCGGTGCTGTTTCCCTGATGACGATTCTTGCTGTGGACTATTTCCAGGGAGGTCCCATAGGTCTCCATCTCGTTGGCTGCCTGTTCGGCACGTTTCTGGAAGTAGTTATAAGAAATCACACAGGGCACTGCTATCACCAGGCCGGCCACGGTAGTTATCAAAGCCTCTGCAACCCCGATGGTAACCACTCTAGGATCCTGGAATCCCGAACTGCCCAGTAGATCAAAGGCTTTTATCAAGCCTGTGACCGTGCCCAAGATGCCCAACATGGGGGCCACGGTCACCAGTGTGTCCAAAACGGCCAACCCCCTCCTCATTCTCTCCATCTGCTCCTTGGCCGCCACCTCCATGGCCGCAGAGAGGGAAAACTCCCTATGCACAATGCCGCTAACCAACACCCGCACCACGTAATCACGGCTTCCGCGCACCTTTTCCCTTATCTCGTCATATGCCTCCCGCTCGGCCAGGGAAAGCACCTCCTCCACCAGGCGCCTGTTTCTCCTGGCGGTCTCCCTTACCCAGAAGATGGCCCTGTCTATGGTCACTGCCAGAGCTACCAGCGAACACCCCAGCAATGGCCACATCACAGGCCCCCCTCTTTGAAACAGATCCATCATGCTGTTTTCCCCTTCTCCCCCCGCGCCCCCAAGCCATCCAGATAAGGGGTGATCCTGGGAGCTCCAGTCACGGGATCCATGTCCACATAAACCCGAGCCCCATATACATCCAGAATGGTTTGCTGCGTGATTACCTCTTGGGGAGGGCCCAAGGCTCGAACCTTCCCCTCTTTTAAGAGCAGAAGTCTGTGGCAGACAACAGAGGCCAAGTTGAGATCATGGGAAACCCAAACCACTGTCAGGCCTTCTTGGCTGTGGAGCCTTCCCAGCAGTTCCACAAGCTCCATTTGATGTTTGAGATCCAGGTACGCCGTGGGCTCGTCCAGGAGAAAAACCCTGGGCTGCTGAGTCAAAGCCCTAGCCACCAATACCCTCTGCCTCTCTCCTCCGCTAAGCTCGTTGACGTCTCTTTGTGCCAGGTGGGAACAGCCTGCCTTCTCTAGGCTGGCCCAGGCGATAGCCCTGTCTTCATCCCCTTCGAAGCCCATCATGCTCAGGTGTGGATGCCTGCCCATGAGGGCCATTTCCAGGACTGTAAAAGACTGTGTCAAGATGGTCTCCTGGGGCACCACTGCCAGAGTCTTGGCCACTTTTTTCCTTGACATGGTTTGGATATCCTGACCCTCCAGGAGGACCCTTCCCCTTTCAGGTTTGAGGATACCCTGCAGCACTCCCAGCAGTGTTGTCTTGCCAGAAGCATTGGGTCCCAAGATGCCCAGTATCTCCCCCCTGGCCACCTGAACAGACACGTCCTGTAGTACCCATTCTTTACGATAACGAAACCACACGCCATTTGCCATTAAGAGGGGTTCCACCTGGCCCCCCTTGTGCGAAGTAGAAGGATGAAAAATGGAGCCCCTAGGGCTGCAGTGATCACACCCACCGGCACCTCGGCAGGAGACATGAGGGTTCTGGCCAGGACATCCGCCAATATGAGGAAAACCGCTCCACCCAAGGCTCCCATTGGTAGAAGGAGCCTGTGGTCTGGACCCAGCAGCATGCGCATAAGGTGGGGCACTATGAGCCCCACAAATCCTATCAGACCGCTGACGCTCACCACCAAGCCTGTGAGCAAGGCCGTGACGATGAGAAGCAGAAATTTGCTTCTTTCCACCTGAACTCCCAACTGCAAAGCCGTCCGCTCCCCCAGGCCCAGAAGGTTCAGGCTGCGGGCCTGACTCCAAAGGATGACCAGAGCCCCCAAGGCCCACGGGCCCACAATACCTGCTTGGGAGTACTTGGCTCCGCTCAGGTCCCCATAAAGCCAAAACATCATGGAGTGAAGCTGTTCGGCCCGGCTCAGGCTCAATACCAGCATTATCAGGGAAGTGAAAAAGGCATTTACTATCACTCCGGTCAGCAGCACCCTGGTCATCTCCAGTCTTCCCATCCCTCCCGCAATGCCCAGCACCAAAGCCATTGTGCCCATGGCTCCCAGGAAGGCCGCCAGAGGTGTGGTCAAGGAAAGAAATCCTGTTGCGAGAGCCATGGAACTAAGGGCTCCGAGGGCAGCACCGCTGGAGATTCCCAGTACAAAAGGTTCAGCCAAAGGGTTGCGAAGCAGGGATTGGAGCACCACTCCGGAAACCGCAAGTCCCATGCCAACGATTCCAGTGAGAAGCACCCTGGGAAGGCGGATCTCCAGAAGTATAGACCTTTCTGTGGAATCCAAAGACCAGCCTGGCAGCCCCACCCCAAGAATCTCCCCCAAGACCCCTTTCCAGGCAAGCGGAGTGGGTCCGGTGCCCAGAGCCAGGATCCCGGCCAGGGCCACCGCCACTGTACCCAAGAGAGTCCAGAATATGATCCCCTTCAAGGTTACCGGGCCTGGCCTCACAAAAGACATCTCTTCTTTGCCCTCGAAGGCTTCAGTTTCTTGAGCCCACCTCAGCCCAAAGCTCCGGGTGGATGATCAAAGCCATTTTTTCCAGACCCTCTATTATCCTCGGAGAGGGCCTGTCTATGAGATCCCCATCCATCACATGGATGCGGCCGTTTTTTACCGCAGGTATGTCTTTCCACCTTTTCCACCTTTTCTTTTCTCCCTCCGCAGCTCTTGTATCGGCCATGGAGGAGATGATTATCACCTGGGGCGCAAGGGTCATTACCCTCTCCCAGCTCAACATGAGATACCCACGACCCAGACTGCTGGCCACATTTTCTCCTCCAGCAAGCCCGATGAGGTGGTCTTGGAGGGTGTCAGAGCCAGCCACTACGAGGGGCTGGGCTCCCACCTGGAGAAGCACCCGGGGTCTTGGCCTGGTTCCAATCCTTTGTCTTACCCCCTCCATCTTCTCCCGCATGCGCGACACCAGATCTGCCGCCTCTTCCCGGCGCCCGAACAACTCTCCCAGGCTCAACAATGTACTGAAAAGACCTTCCAGAGATCTGGGATCCAACACAAATACCGTGAGCCCCAATTCTTCAAGCCTCCTGATCTGCTCCCTGGGGTTTCCATCACGGGTGGCCAATACCAGATCTGGTTTCAAGGCCACTATGGCCTCAAGCTGCAGGTGCACGTAAGAGCCCACTTTGGGCCTGGAGGCTGCTTGGGGTGGGAAATTCGTATGCTCTGTTACACCCACTACCTCCTGATCCAGACCAAGGGCGAAGAGGCACTCGGTAATACTGGGGGCAAGGGCCACGATTCTCCTCGGGAGCATGGATATTTGCACCCTTCGGCCGGCCTCGTCCCTGAGCTCCAAAGAAAAGCCGTATACGGGCTCTGCTGTAGATAAAAAGGTAAAGATTAATCCCAAGATGGCTGCTTTGGCAGAAGACCCCAACAATTTGGCCTCCCAAAACCAACGGCCCCGACCTCAAGGAAGTCGGGGCCGCTTTGCTCAGAAATCTGCCGCCTTCCCCTCGAAAGGTCGCTCAGATGGGTCCGGCTGGGTGTACTGGCTTACGGCGACCTACTCTCCACGCCTTCCCATCCCTCGCAAAGGGACAGTGGCCTTCCGTCCGAGCATATGAGCTTGCGGCCGTGTGGATTTCGTTCCGATCACAGTTGCGGGGCAGCGATGGCCTCTCACCATCTTCCCCATGGGTCCGCCTGGGCGGCCCCCCGGAACCATAGTCCTTCGTATGACAGGATCATGATATGAAGAGCTTATCGCGGTGTCAACGTAACCTTTGACGCCATATGATTTTGTGGATTAGACAAAGTAGGTCAATGAGACATTAGGCTCTCATGAATCGGGCTGTGCCCGGAAAAAGGACACCTTAAGCACCCATGGGAGCCTGAAGTAATGGGTCTTCCAAGTCATCTTTCTTGGCGAACAATTGGCCTCCATTTTTCATGAACACTGAAAACTGGGGGGCTAACCAGGAGATTCTGTGATGAATTGATTTGTGCTGGAATGGAGCCCGATTCTCCCCATCGGGTCCTTCCCAGGTCAAAGCCTGGAAATGGGTAAAGAGAACAAGGGCTGGAAGAGTACCCCCCAAAGCTCACCGATCCTGGGGGATCAATTAGGTCAGGTACGGGCTGACTTTTTTCCCCGAGTGGTTAAGGAACCTGGGAAATGGTATTATCCCAAAAGATTTCCCATGACTATCCACAGGATGCCGAGGTCTGAGAGGCCCACAGTCCTCCGGCAAACTTGGAAAGAACCATAGATCCGGCGGTGATGGGAGGCTTGCCATGGACATTGCCTATGAGCTTATTATCTTGGGTGCCGGTCCTGCCGGGCTCACGGCGGGGATCTTTGCTGCCAGGGCAAGGATCAAGACCCTGATCCTGGGGGCCAGGCCAGGAGGTAAGCCCCTCATGTACGACCAGATCGGGAACTATCCTGGATTTCCGGGTGGGGTGACCGGAGCCCAGTTGATGACCGGCATGCTGCAGCAGGTGAGCGACCTGGATGTTGACCGAGTATGGGAGGATGCCACAGCCTTGGAAATGGGAAGGGATTTTAAAGCAGTTCTGGTTGGGAAACAGAAGCACCTCTCCAGGGCATTGATCGTGGCCACGGGATCCGAGCCCATTCCCTTGGAAGTTCCTGGTGCAGCCGAATATGAAGGCAGAGGCATCTATTACTGTGCCCATTGTGATGCGCCTGTTTTCAGAGCAATGGAGAAGTCCAAGGCTGTTGTGGTGGGAGGGGGGGATTCGGCCCTTTACACGGCCCTCTATTTGACCAAACATGCTAAGGAGATCACAGTGGTGCACA
Coding sequences:
- a CDS encoding cobalamin-binding protein, with translation MLGSSAKAAILGLIFTFLSTAEPVYGFSLELRDEAGRRVQISMLPRRIVALAPSITECLFALGLDQEVVGVTEHTNFPPQAASRPKVGSYVHLQLEAIVALKPDLVLATRDGNPREQIRRLEELGLTVFVLDPRSLEGLFSTLLSLGELFGRREEAADLVSRMREKMEGVRQRIGTRPRPRVLLQVGAQPLVVAGSDTLQDHLIGLAGGENVASSLGRGYLMLSWERVMTLAPQVIIISSMADTRAAEGEKKRWKRWKDIPAVKNGRIHVMDGDLIDRPSPRIIEGLEKMALIIHPELWAEVGSRN
- a CDS encoding iron ABC transporter permease, with the protein product MSFVRPGPVTLKGIIFWTLLGTVAVALAGILALGTGPTPLAWKGVLGEILGVGLPGWSLDSTERSILLEIRLPRVLLTGIVGMGLAVSGVVLQSLLRNPLAEPFVLGISSGAALGALSSMALATGFLSLTTPLAAFLGAMGTMALVLGIAGGMGRLEMTRVLLTGVIVNAFFTSLIMLVLSLSRAEQLHSMMFWLYGDLSGAKYSQAGIVGPWALGALVILWSQARSLNLLGLGERTALQLGVQVERSKFLLLIVTALLTGLVVSVSGLIGFVGLIVPHLMRMLLGPDHRLLLPMGALGGAVFLILADVLARTLMSPAEVPVGVITAALGAPFFILLLRTRGARWNPS
- a CDS encoding MotA/TolQ/ExbB proton channel family protein, translated to MWPLLGCSLVALAVTIDRAIFWVRETARRNRRLVEEVLSLAEREAYDEIREKVRGSRDYVVRVLVSGIVHREFSLSAAMEVAAKEQMERMRRGLAVLDTLVTVAPMLGILGTVTGLIKAFDLLGSSGFQDPRVVTIGVAEALITTVAGLVIAVPCVISYNYFQKRAEQAANEMETYGTSLEIVHSKNRHQGNSTGLFHVHPGTEPQRVP
- a CDS encoding ABC transporter ATP-binding protein — encoded protein: MANGVWFRYRKEWVLQDVSVQVARGEILGILGPNASGKTTLLGVLQGILKPERGRVLLEGQDIQTMSRKKVAKTLAVVPQETILTQSFTVLEMALMGRHPHLSMMGFEGDEDRAIAWASLEKAGCSHLAQRDVNELSGGERQRVLVARALTQQPRVFLLDEPTAYLDLKHQMELVELLGRLHSQEGLTVVWVSHDLNLASVVCHRLLLLKEGKVRALGPPQEVITQQTILDVYGARVYVDMDPVTGAPRITPYLDGLGARGEKGKTA
- a CDS encoding FAD-dependent oxidoreductase is translated as MDIAYELIILGAGPAGLTAGIFAARARIKTLILGARPGGKPLMYDQIGNYPGFPGGVTGAQLMTGMLQQVSDLDVDRVWEDATALEMGRDFKAVLVGKQKHLSRALIVATGSEPIPLEVPGAAEYEGRGIYYCAHCDAPVFRAMEKSKAVVVGGGDSALYTALYLTKHAKEITVVHRGSRLRASKAAQDSALSHPGIRLVLNREVVEVKGDSRHINGLILRDPATGGTSLLSADGVFVGIGQRPNSKIVEGILQLDSEGFIVVNSRMHTSAPGVFAAGDVIQKSLRQIVTAASDGAVAADSATRFLQGMMV